A region from the Pelodiscus sinensis isolate JC-2024 chromosome 11, ASM4963464v1, whole genome shotgun sequence genome encodes:
- the TMEM151A gene encoding transmembrane protein 151A isoform X1, with amino-acid sequence MGREGRGAGSPDSWALFSTPGEAWRLEQQEEQRPLKQSLSSSLWRESHWRCLLLTLLMYGCFGAVAWCHLSTVTRLAFDGASHGTSTVYHASPCSDGYLYIPLAFLAMLYLLYLVECWHRFAQAQRQPRASTASVHQLVQHMQQAAPCVWWKAVSYHYIRRTRQVTRYRNGDAYTTTQVYHERVNTHVAESHFDYTAHGVRDVSKELLGLAEHPATRLRFTKCFSFASARAEAAYLAQRARFFSQNEGLDDYLEAREGMRLEDVNFQEQLMVFPEPGRPPWFTRHWSFWAASLALLSWPLRVLVGYRTANVHYHVEKLFGTEDGPGPLEPPGYGRPIPRVATVDMTELEWHICSNRQLVPSYSEAMLMDPVVAGGAYLRGWQRCRRTLSSNSLPSCSTRALYARLPFSRSRFSLGRSIFRSLSGGGAERRPLGSPPCYHDALYFPVFIMHRGEGCSSQSTPGIAGGTPL; translated from the exons atggggcgagaggggaggggggctggcagccCAGATTCCTGGGCCCTGttctccactcctggggaggccTGGAGGctagagcagcaggaggag CAGCGCCCCCTCAAGCAGTCCCTGAGCAGTTCCCTGTGGCGTGAGTCACACTGGCGGTGCCTATTGCTCACCTTGTTGATGTATGGTTGCTTTGGTGCCGTGGCCTGGTGCCACCTCTCCACTGTCACCCGCTTGGCCTTTGACGGGGCCTCCCATGGAACCTCCACTGTCTACCACGCCAGCCCCTGCTCAGATGGCTATCTGTACATCCCACTGGCCTTCCTGGCCATGCTCTACTTGCTCTACCTGGTAGAGTGCTGGCACCGCTTCGCCCAggcccagcgccagccccgggccagcACTGCCAGCGTGCACCAACTGGTGCAGCACATGCAGCAGGCAGCACCTTGCGTCTGGTGGAAGGCGGTGAGTTACCACTACATCCGCCGGACGCGCCAGGTGACCCGCTATCGCAATGGCGACGCCTACACCACCACGCAGGTGTACCATGAGCGTGTCAACACCCATGTGGCCGAGAGCCACTTTGACTACACGGCCCACGGCGTGCGCGACGTCTCCAAGGAGCTGCTGGGCCTGGCGGAGCATCCGGCCACCCGCTTGCGCTTCACCAAGTGCTTCAGCTTTGCCAGTGCTCGGGCCGAGGCTGCCTACCTGGCACAGCGGGCACGTTTCTTCAGCCAGAATGAGGGGCTGGACGACTACTTGGAGGCACGTGAGGGCATGCGGCTGGAGGATGTCAACTTCCAGGAGCAGCTGATGGTCTTCCCTGAGCCAGGGCGTCCTCCCTGGTTCACCCGGCACTGGTCCTTCTGGGCAGCCTCGCTGGCGCTTCTGTCCTGGCCGCTGCGGGTGCTGGTGGGGTACCGCACAGCCAACGTGCACTACCATGTGGAGAAGCTCTTCGGTACTGAGGATGGGCCCGGCCCCCTGGAGCCCCCTGGCTATGGGCGCCCTATCCCACGTGTGGCCACGGTGGACATGACGGAGCTGGAGTGGCACATCTGCTCCAACCGCCAGCTGGTGCCCAGCTACTCGGAGGCCATGCTGATGGACCCTGTCGTGGCAGGCGGTGCCTACCTGCGGGGCTGGCAGCGCTGCCGTCGCACGCTGAGCAGCAACTCCCTCCCCTCTTGCAGCACCCGGGCCCTCTATGCCCGCCTGCCCTTCAGCCGCAGCCGCTTCTCACTGGGCCGAAGCATCTTCCGCAgcctgagtgggggaggggcagagagaaggcccctggggAGCCCACCGTGCTACCATGATGCCCTCTACTTTCCGGTGTTCATCATGcaccggggggaggggtgctcgTCACAGAGCACGCCGGGCATAGCGGGTGGGACGCCTCTATGA
- the TMEM151A gene encoding transmembrane protein 151A isoform X2: MLGGGALPSPPPAGDLHREEQRPLKQSLSSSLWRESHWRCLLLTLLMYGCFGAVAWCHLSTVTRLAFDGASHGTSTVYHASPCSDGYLYIPLAFLAMLYLLYLVECWHRFAQAQRQPRASTASVHQLVQHMQQAAPCVWWKAVSYHYIRRTRQVTRYRNGDAYTTTQVYHERVNTHVAESHFDYTAHGVRDVSKELLGLAEHPATRLRFTKCFSFASARAEAAYLAQRARFFSQNEGLDDYLEAREGMRLEDVNFQEQLMVFPEPGRPPWFTRHWSFWAASLALLSWPLRVLVGYRTANVHYHVEKLFGTEDGPGPLEPPGYGRPIPRVATVDMTELEWHICSNRQLVPSYSEAMLMDPVVAGGAYLRGWQRCRRTLSSNSLPSCSTRALYARLPFSRSRFSLGRSIFRSLSGGGAERRPLGSPPCYHDALYFPVFIMHRGEGCSSQSTPGIAGGTPL, encoded by the exons atgcTCGGCGGGGGGGCGCTGCCCAGCCCGCCCCCCGCGGGGGACCTGCACCGGGAGGAG CAGCGCCCCCTCAAGCAGTCCCTGAGCAGTTCCCTGTGGCGTGAGTCACACTGGCGGTGCCTATTGCTCACCTTGTTGATGTATGGTTGCTTTGGTGCCGTGGCCTGGTGCCACCTCTCCACTGTCACCCGCTTGGCCTTTGACGGGGCCTCCCATGGAACCTCCACTGTCTACCACGCCAGCCCCTGCTCAGATGGCTATCTGTACATCCCACTGGCCTTCCTGGCCATGCTCTACTTGCTCTACCTGGTAGAGTGCTGGCACCGCTTCGCCCAggcccagcgccagccccgggccagcACTGCCAGCGTGCACCAACTGGTGCAGCACATGCAGCAGGCAGCACCTTGCGTCTGGTGGAAGGCGGTGAGTTACCACTACATCCGCCGGACGCGCCAGGTGACCCGCTATCGCAATGGCGACGCCTACACCACCACGCAGGTGTACCATGAGCGTGTCAACACCCATGTGGCCGAGAGCCACTTTGACTACACGGCCCACGGCGTGCGCGACGTCTCCAAGGAGCTGCTGGGCCTGGCGGAGCATCCGGCCACCCGCTTGCGCTTCACCAAGTGCTTCAGCTTTGCCAGTGCTCGGGCCGAGGCTGCCTACCTGGCACAGCGGGCACGTTTCTTCAGCCAGAATGAGGGGCTGGACGACTACTTGGAGGCACGTGAGGGCATGCGGCTGGAGGATGTCAACTTCCAGGAGCAGCTGATGGTCTTCCCTGAGCCAGGGCGTCCTCCCTGGTTCACCCGGCACTGGTCCTTCTGGGCAGCCTCGCTGGCGCTTCTGTCCTGGCCGCTGCGGGTGCTGGTGGGGTACCGCACAGCCAACGTGCACTACCATGTGGAGAAGCTCTTCGGTACTGAGGATGGGCCCGGCCCCCTGGAGCCCCCTGGCTATGGGCGCCCTATCCCACGTGTGGCCACGGTGGACATGACGGAGCTGGAGTGGCACATCTGCTCCAACCGCCAGCTGGTGCCCAGCTACTCGGAGGCCATGCTGATGGACCCTGTCGTGGCAGGCGGTGCCTACCTGCGGGGCTGGCAGCGCTGCCGTCGCACGCTGAGCAGCAACTCCCTCCCCTCTTGCAGCACCCGGGCCCTCTATGCCCGCCTGCCCTTCAGCCGCAGCCGCTTCTCACTGGGCCGAAGCATCTTCCGCAgcctgagtgggggaggggcagagagaaggcccctggggAGCCCACCGTGCTACCATGATGCCCTCTACTTTCCGGTGTTCATCATGcaccggggggaggggtgctcgTCACAGAGCACGCCGGGCATAGCGGGTGGGACGCCTCTATGA
- the YIF1A gene encoding protein YIF1A, which produces MAYPQGYGGQGSKHRGRGPLVPPAPDPHQLFDDTSAGFPHSQGAPASGIDMGFNTLLTDPVANVAVAYGSSIASQGKDIVHKEIHRFMSVNKLKYFFAVDTAYVTKKLALLLFPYAHQNWEVRYSRDTPLTPRQDINAPDLYIPSMAFITYILLAGMALGLQQRFSPEVLGMCASTAFVWVVIEVLALLLSLYLVTVQSDLTPFDILAYSGYKYVGMILAVLGGLLFGSDGYYVAFAWTSCALMYFLARSLRMKLHPSLAPDGMGHPRGSGRGQTYVTLGAAACQPLIVYWLTFHLVR; this is translated from the exons ATGGCCTATCCCCAGGGCTACGGGGGCCAAG GCTCCAAGCACCGAGGCCGGGGCCCCCTggttcctcctgccccagacccccACCAGCTCTTCGACgacaccagtgctggcttcccgcaTTCACAAGGGGCCCCTGCCTCAGGAATCGATATGGGCTTCAATACCCTTCTGACTGACCCAGTGGCCAATGTGGCCGTGGCCTATGGGTCCTCCATCGCCAGCCAGGGAAAGGACATTGTCCACAAGGAG ATCCACAGGTTCATGTCTGTGAACAAACTCAAGTATTTCTTCGCTGTGGACACTGCCTATGTGACCAAGAAGCTGGCACTGCTACTCTTCCCCTATGCACACCAG AACTGGGAGGTTCGGTATAGCAGGGACACACCCCTCACCCCCCGGCAGGACATCAACGCACCCGACCTGTATATTCCCA GCATGGCTTTTATCACCTACATTCTCTTGGCCGGCATGGCCCTTGGTCTGCAGCAAAG GTTCTCTCCGGAGGTGCTGGGCATGTGTGCCAGTACTGCCTTTGTGTGGGTTGTTATTGAAGTCCTCGCCCTGCTGCTCAGTCTGTACCTAGTGACGGTGCAGAGCGACCTCACGCCCTTCGACATTCTGGCCTACAGTGGATACAAATACGTGGG GATGATCCTGGCTGTTCTGGGGGGACTGCTCTTTGGCAGTGATGGGTATTACGTGGCCTTTGCCTGGACATCCTGTGCCCTCATGTACTTCCTG GCACGCTCCCTGCGAATGAAGCTGCACCCATCACTGGCACCAGATGGGATGGGGCATCCCAGGGGCAGTGGGCGTGGTCAGACCTATGTCACcctgggggctgctgcctgccagCCACTCATCGTCTACTGGCTCACCTTCCACCTGGTCCGTTGA